The DNA segment CCTCGGTGGTCGCGATCGGGAGGTGGAACTCGCCGGCGGCGGCGCCCCCTCCAGTAGGATTGATCTCGACGGGCCCGGCGATCCCCATGGGAATCTGCGCCGCGCCGATCATGTTCTCGACGTTCGGGTCCGCCCGTTCCGCGGGAAAGCCGTACTCACCGATCGACTCGAGTCCGGCGTCGGTCTCGTCCTCGAGCAGCCGGCGCCGCGCGGCGGTCGCCGTGTCGGGATCGGCGTGCTCCTCGAGCTCGTGCAGTCGCAGTTCGCCCTCGCGGACGCGTTCGGCGAGCTCCATGGGGTCGGTCATACCGGCCTCTCGTAACCGCGGGGCCTAAGGGTTGCTCTTCGAGGGACCCGCTGGTCCACTTCGAGCCGACCCGCGCTCGATCGCCCGTTCGATGAACTCCCGTGGGCGTTCGTCGATCTCGCCGGCCTGCACCCGTCAGAAGGTCGCGGCCCGAACAGCCGCGCGGCGATCGTACCGATCACGCCGACCGCACCCCGGAGGACGGTGGCTCTGCCGTACTCGGCGTAGAAGCGCCACATCGGGTTTCCGGTGACTTCGTGCAGGCGTCGCTACGAGTCGTCGGTCCGTCACTGTGAGAAGACGGGTGTGATGTCAGAGGCTACCCGTCCGACGCCCATTCGCCGTGGTCAGGAGCTCATCCAAGCTTTCACGGATCGAGGCGCCCATTCGAACGCAGACGGCTCATCGACAAAAGCGATGCCTCTACACGCTTAGCCGACCGGCGAGGTCCGTTCCGAAAAGGGGGTCTCTGACGGAATTTCAGTCTCGAGCTAGAATCATAAAATCATGAGATAAGATCCATGGACGTATCATCTACTAGTGTGGTTGACACTCGCTGACGCTGCCCCGTTCGAACCCTTGCGACCGAACTATCGGAACGACATCACGTCGGATCGTGGAATGGTCTCGAGACCAATCCTCCCCGAGGCCGTGGCCACATCCGACCGAGCGGTCAGATCGCTTGGAAAAGCCTCATCAGCGGGGCCGACGTACGGAGGACGATCGACTGCCGGGGCGTCCCGACGGCGACCCTGGCCCGCAAACCCGTATGTCTCGAACCGACCGCTCGGATACCCACGACGAATCAGTGCTCCTCGCCACCGTAGCGACGGACGAACCGACCGAGGGCGGGCCGACCCACGAGCGACTCGCCGGCGGGATGGAGCTGCTCGCGTTTTCCGACGTCGAGTCACTCACTCGAACGCTCACCCACAAGCGCCTCGAACTGCTCGACGCCGTCCGCCGTGAACGTCCCGAGAGCATCGCCGAGGCCGCTCGCGTCGTCGATCGCGACGTCAAGAACGTCCACACGGAGCTCCGACAATTCGAGGAGCTGAACGTGGTCTCGTTCGTCGACGAGGGGCGCGCGAAACGCCCCGTCGTACGGTTCGATGAGATACGCGTCCGCGTCCGGTTCGACGACCGCACCGGCGACCCGGTCGACCGATCGTACGCTCGCGGGTCAGAGACGCCCGAGCAGGTCTACAGTCGGATCACGGACGCGTTCATCGCGCTCGATACCGCCGCGCGCGTTACCTACGTCAACGAACGGGCCGAGAAACTGCTCGAACGGTCCGCCGAGGAGCTGATCGGGTCGGTGATCTGGAAGGCGTTCCCCGACGCGCTCGGCACGGCGTTCGAGAAGGAATACCGGCGGGCGGTTCGGACCGGAGAGCCGATCGACCACGAGACGTACTACCCGCCGCTCGACACGTGGTTTGCCGTGCGGGCGTACCCCTCGGAGACCGGCCTGACCGCGTACTTCCGCGACGTCACCGAGCGAAAGCGCCGCGAGCGACAGCTCGAACGACAGCGCGACGAGCTGGCGGCCGTCAACCACCTCAACCGGGTCGTTCAGGGGATCGTCCGTTCGATCGTCGAGTCCTCTTCGCGAGAGCGGGTGGAACGGGAGGTCTGCGAGCGACTGGTGGGCTCGGACTCGTACGCGTTCGCCTGGATGGGACGCGTCGAGCGCGACGACGACGAGGTGACGCCGAGCCGGTCGGCCGGAGACGAGGCGTCGTATCTCGCGCAGATCCGGACCTCGATCGACGACGGGGACCCACGTGGTCAGGGGCCGACGGGCACGGCGATTCGAACGCACCAACCACAGTTCGTCCAGGACCTGCGGACGGACGTCGACTACGAACCCTGGCGCGACGAGGCGACGAAACGGGGGTTCCGGTCGTCGGCGGCGATTCCCCTCGCGTGCGACGACCGTCTCTACGGCGTCCTGAACCTCTACTCGACGCGGTCGAACGCCTTCACGAAGCCGGTCCGCGAGGCGATCGGTCTGCTCGGGTCGGTGATCGGCCACGCGATCCACGCCATCGAGCAGCGCAAGGCGATCGTGAGCAACTCCGTGATGGAGCTCGAACTGCG comes from the Halalkalicoccus sp. CG83 genome and includes:
- a CDS encoding bacterio-opsin activator domain-containing protein, producing MSRTDRSDTHDESVLLATVATDEPTEGGPTHERLAGGMELLAFSDVESLTRTLTHKRLELLDAVRRERPESIAEAARVVDRDVKNVHTELRQFEELNVVSFVDEGRAKRPVVRFDEIRVRVRFDDRTGDPVDRSYARGSETPEQVYSRITDAFIALDTAARVTYVNERAEKLLERSAEELIGSVIWKAFPDALGTAFEKEYRRAVRTGEPIDHETYYPPLDTWFAVRAYPSETGLTAYFRDVTERKRRERQLERQRDELAAVNHLNRVVQGIVRSIVESSSRERVEREVCERLVGSDSYAFAWMGRVERDDDEVTPSRSAGDEASYLAQIRTSIDDGDPRGQGPTGTAIRTHQPQFVQDLRTDVDYEPWRDEATKRGFRSSAAIPLACDDRLYGVLNLYSTRSNAFTKPVREAIGLLGSVIGHAIHAIEQRKAIVSNSVMELELRNEALGRRLVGETADVSLIVERTVPSGDGRAFHFVTVTGLSTEEFVDRMAGFSVVEEVTLLDDGDDGERLFRLTISDRSMIETLASYGGRLRRFRATADGSRMVVELPPSAHVREVLEDVNEIYPGTALVGQRTLEREPRTVGEVYGALLDRLTKKQRAALETAYFAGYFDWPRTATGEEVADMLGIAAPTFANHLRVAERTILDAFLEDDSVGR